The Fusarium verticillioides 7600 chromosome 8, whole genome shotgun sequence genomic interval AACTGTTTCATTTAAATGAAGTTCAATAGCTTCTGGCCAATGATCGCCTGAGCGTTCCAGGGCTCAGGAAGTGGTTTATCATGCGTCGTGACTGAGTGCCCGGTTACTTTTGCATTCACCATTTCAGTACTTGTGCTACATGGATAGCTGCACAAGCTTAGTAGTAATGGAGCGTATCTGAGCATCAGATAAAGTTTTAGGCTATTTTATGGTCCACCTCAGGCTAAGATTTCCTAAGTTTAGGACAGGTAAGCTATGACTAGCTCTTACAATGTGGAGTTGGTCTCTTGGATGCGTAGTTAACAACTCATCTGCGACATAGCTAGGGCAGAtgcagaacaagaaggtGAGTTGTAGCAGAGGACCTCAATATAACTTCAATTACTCAGATTTAACACTTTCTTTGTGCTACGCAGAGCTCTATGTAGTGAACTTCTATTGTCTGTAATACCGCGACATCTTTTTCTTGCCCCGACACCTGGTCAAAAGCACTACAAGTGGAGGGCTAACGATGAACTTTGATCAGAAGTCCTAGATCAAAATACAGTAAGGCTACAATGTAATACTCTACCTGTTCTGGTAGATAGACCTCGAATTAATAGGCACCTCTAATAAAAATATCAGTCTACAAGTGGTCCAGAAAATATTCAGGTAGGTTAAAGATACACCCAGAACGGGCCACCATGCTTCCCATACCAATGGGGAACACACTGcacaaaaagaaaaaattCCAAAAAGAGACGCCGGTCACATAGAGGGAAACCAAACAAGGAATCGAAGAGGAGCCTCACGGTTGGGCGTACCAGAGTGTTGCTCAGTTTTCGAATCCCGCCGCGCTCGCTATGAGACCATTCTCAGCCCTGGATCCCTTTGTGAAAGACCAATTAGTTAATGCAGCTTATGTACCTTTTGCTGGTATATAGGGATGCTTAATTCTTATTGGTTGTAGGTTCATCGGCCAGAGGAGGACGAGCACCTTGACACTGGCAGCCGCCCGCTTCGTCCTCTCTACTCTCGATAACTTAATTTGCTGCATATGGCGTCTTACTCTTGTCTTTTGGATAATTGAGTAGTCAGAATCAGGTGTTCGGCATCGGTATTCTTCTGTAAACCTCATCGTCGTGTGTTCAAGAGCTCAGTGGCAAGGATACTGGATACCACTTCGCACGGCGCACGGAGGAACCCAACAAGTAGAGAGACAAATTTATATAGTCCATGGAATCTAATAGAAGATTCGTATAACAGTTATTTACAGTTTGGAACGGACAGGGATTTACGCAGTACAACCAGTAGGATCTTGTTTAGACGACCAACGGGGGATTTCTGTCAATATCCGACATTAACTGATGAAACCAGTAACTaacaaaagaagaacaagagtgCCTAGGCATATCTTCACTCCTGAATACATATGCTTTTTGAAGTACCAAGATTGAAGTAAGTGTGCCACACCTCGATAATTACATGATGCAAGTGAATAACGTGCCATGCTGTAGTTTGATCTATGTAGTAAGGCCAGGGGAGGCAAGGAAACTTGTGATCTCAGCCCTAAGGgaggagaagactgaggTAATATTAGTATAGCTTTAGAGAACCTTGAGGTCAGTAACTATCTTTGGCACCCCGATTCAAGATCTGAAGTTGTCAAGCCCCATACCTTACGTTTCGCAATAGAGGGGATAGAGAAGGAGTGGAGGTTATCACTTGAACAGACCTGAACATTAATGTGAATCATCCTGGATCTTATTTACTTACTCCTAGAGCCTTTTGTGTTTATCTGTGCTATTCTGACGCGGTATTAGCCCATCTGTCTATACTTTGCGTTAAGCAATTTATCGAGATGACTGACTACCTTCTCTCAAcgaccttgacgatgaatACTCAGCGCTGGTCACTTTGGAGTGCCCCAGCTGGGCGCAGTAAATAGTGGTCTAGGCTTTTCTGCATCAAACTTTATCGTCGTTCAGTTGCAAAGTCTTCCAACAATGCACATCCGGGCGTGGCTTTGACGTTGACTGCATAATAGCCCACTGGCGGTGGTGTCTCTTTGATTCATCTCAGACGAGATTGGTCGGAAGTGATGCCAATGTTAAGTTTAATGAGAAAAAGCGGCGTGGGCCTATTGAGTAAACCACGAAACCGGCAGCCGGATTGTTGATGTGTCATTTCGCTGATGGGGATATTGTTCAATAGACCTTGCCTTTCGCGATGCCTTTGTCAATACTTCCTCTATGCACGAGCAGGAATCAGGGTCGCTATATGGGATTGTGGTCTGGCCTTTCATTTGTTCATTACTATAACCGAAGAGAGTGTCCTGGAACGTTGACGTGAGTGTAACGCCTCGAACACCTGGCGAACACTCCCAGTGCCAGAACAACCTCTGCACCCGATGTTCACTCAGGAAGCCAGTGGTATATTCAAACTGACAGTGACAGAACACATAAAGATTTGTCTGCTCTGAAGGCTCCAGATTTGCCTATAAATTGAGGACTGACCTcgatcaatctcaaccttcttctcatctctcaaccaacaaccatcaCAACTTCTCGAATTCACAGCCTTAAATCAACACTCAACACCCACCCACCACACGAAAGCCTTCCACTAAGCAATCTTTCATacctttcatcatgtctttctccAACCTCTGCAAGGTCGCTCCCGTTGATGCCAAGGCCCcgaccaccaccaacactcCTGTCGACATGGCCAACCCCAAGTGCAGCTGCCACTGCGGTTGCAACAATGTCGTTACGTTCTCCGGTGGGAACCTCTGTGAGCCCTGCAACGACAACCACAACCAGTAGATGCCGTGTAAGACTACTAGTCATGACTTGACTGTGCGGGTCGTTTGCAAAGTCAACCGTCGCTCTTGGAGGATCACATGGACGAAAAAAGCACAAGCAACTAAAAtaaaagaggaaaagaataaAACCGAAAAAAGGGTATTGTCTCGCTTCACTGTTTGCTATTGACTGGCGAACTGGGTACTGTGCAGTACGAACGAAAGGGATTGGTGATttgtgagaagaagagtacGAAGCACAGGTGTATTGGTCCATAGACCAGACAAACAAGTAGATAGTGGTAAAGCCTAATATACAGGActttccaagaagaagacccCCAAGAAATAATTATGCTAAACTGTGAGCGGATTGAGCTAAAGGGTCCCTTGATCATCGCATCCAATAGGTGTTCGAGATCAAAACACCCCGACAAGTCATTCAACAGGCCTTACCAACAAATAACAAATAACCCCTGACAGCCCCAGAAGCAGTATGAACAACCTCAAATGTCTAGCAACGTGTACCGCCCTGTAGTCTGTTGCGTTAGCCACCTGTGTTGTCATGGCTCGTTACTGGCAATGAAGCCTTTCCGAAACGCTAGCCTAAGTTAACAAGCTTTCCCATATCACTCTAGACAAGCGTACTCTCAGGAATAATAGCCGCCGCATAAATGATGTGTGAAATTGGTCtcaagccatcttgatcatgCTGATGGATATGCCCGTCCCAAAACTCGATGAGTACACTGACCCGTTCTTTCAATAGCTCATCAGGTTGGACGCACTGGGCCACCAAACAGGCGCCAGACTCTTTAAAAGCCAGTCTCTTGGAAATGCTTCCGCTTAACATCCGCGGATTTTCCATCAAAGAGGTCGTCGACTAGATATATGGCTTGCCGAGTAAATGCCTACGACCACTTCTCGTGGGTGTAGAAGTGACAGATCCTTAAGCCCATGCCAAGATCTAATGGGTCACCACCGGGGTACCTTGAGCCTTTCTGATGCATGTCCTTCTCATAGTCACTGATTCCTTGTTTCAGAAGTTGATCCTTTTGGCCCTGTTGTACTGCTGTCTCTTGAAGCATTCTGAAGACCACAAATCCAGTCGCAGCGTCGAGGTGCCCTTCAGTGGGAACGAGGACCTTGTCCATATTTATGGAGATCTTCTAGAGCACCTTGGGTCCACTTGAAGATTGGAAGCAGAATTTTGGATGGATTGCTTTGGCTAATTGAATGACCAAGTCATTGAAAGACGGATCGTAGATGGCCCAGGAGAGGCGATTGAGAGCAAACATCCAGAGTCAGATAGCGATGGTACTACCAaatcagcaccagcaacaaggtcaGGAGGTCTTTGGACTGACAGTTGTTGCCAGTGCCGAGGCACTCTTCTCTAAGTAACTGATGAACTAATAATTGAAATAAAAGTATATATGTGTGTATTTACAGATATCGCAAGTAGGTTAATTCTACTTATCAGTCCTTGATCAATGGGTCAGAGCTAAGGATAGTCTTATGGGTTGGTAATAGAGATTAACAACGTTTCGTAGCTGGGTGCTCGTTATTCTGAACCTTTGCACTGTTACAGTCGGTAACCGCCGAGAGCAATCACCCTAAAGAGACAAAGCTGTCCGCCGTGTACCACAAGCTTGAGACTTCTCAATTATATCCATACCTCTCTGCTACTCCTTCTAAACTTCACTCGAGAAGTCGAAATGAGTTGAACAACGCCCATTTATGACGTAAGCCTTGGGCGATTCAATGAATCGTCGAATACCTTTCTCCGGTTCATGTTATCATTCTAAAAACTGTTGAAGTCCACGCGTGCTCGCGAAGTATCCGAGTGCCACAACTGTATGTCAACGTAGATCCCCTCACCACTAAGTTGTTGTCGTAGGAAGATGATCTGATATGTGTAACCGAGCACTAACAAGTGATTCCCCCCCCCGATGCGATACCGCTTAAGAATGAAGAGGCTATCGCTCAAGAGACTAActcatgttcttcatcgaaTTTTGCCTGGTTCTGGATCCACTGCATCACTTTGTCATCGGAATTCGAATCGGAAAGCAGCTGTGAAGTTCCGGTAGCACCGCTCAAGGCTGTAACAAGTATACAACCCCATTGCATGTCAATCATGCCCTTGAAGCGAGAGGCCTCCCCAGTTTGCATTCGTATAATGATGAGCTTTCCTGAACAGAGAGGTGCTCCATCACTTGTAGTGGCCCGAATTCTTATCCCATTGCGGGCCTTTGGTGGCGGATTTCCAGATGTATGGAACTGATCGATCTCATTAAACCATTCTTTTAGATCATATCCTGTGCcggtgttgaagatatcaaTCTGTTGGCCGAACCAGCGTTTGGTTTGAGGCATCCACCGGAACTCCAAAACCACATTGGACTCCCCGTTTCCTAGAGATTGCACTTCAAGGCATTTAAATGCAATGTATCCTTTGGACCACCAACTGTAAACTTGGGGGTGAAGAGAGATCATATTCCATGCCTTATCAGATTCCCCTGGATTATCTCGGTTATTTAGGTAGTCAGTGCGATTTGCAAATTCATTCCCGACTAAAAAGGTTCGATGAGGCCCTAAGCAGAATGTTCTGTCGATGTGTTCCTGGGTATCATTCCAAGTAAATGGTGCGATATGGTATGCATTCGGATATTTTGCACCCGTGACCACACAGATATTACCATCACGCGCCAAACATTTGGTTTGTTCCGCGACGTCTATGTTGTGTTTATCGATTCTGGATAACTCGACGGCTTGAAGTTCGTCGGCATACTCGGACTCGCTTCCTGCCGAGCTTGGCGGCTCAATGATTTGTAGTTGAAGGCTGGCTTCCGACTTGACCTCAAAAGagatcatctcatcgatatcGATCCTGGAGCTACCGTGGGATACAGTGCTTGGGCATGGGATAGACGGCTGGCCAAGTTGACCAGAAACGAAAGTCTCACGGTATCGTTTGCGTAAATGTCGAAGATCTTTGATGGGTTTAGCTGACCGTGTATACTGCTCAGAGTAGCTGACTTACAATACTTGCACGACGGTGAGATAGCGTCAATACATCCCTGCATCTCAAAATCGAGAATGCTTTCTGACATTAAGTCGTTTGGTCCGAAAAGCGACAGCGGGATGGTCATTAATGCAGCGACATGTTTGGCACGGAGGCAGAAGTCTTTTGATCCTGCCCGGCAGCAACCTCGGATCATTGACTGGATAGTCTTCGCGTGTTGAATTCTTTCATCGATTTCTTCCAGTGGAAGAATATGGGCTGGTTGATGTTGCGATTGCCTGATAGGCATTGAGCGGGtcatggtggtggttgtttcCCGGGCTGCTTGAGAAAAtatgaaatgaaatgaaatgaaatgaaattGGAGTCGGAAGAGAATAAACAGAAATTTCAGAGGAGTCCATGCGAGCTTTTTATGTCGGCCTTGGAATACTGTACACCAAAGCGTGGCGGGTCGGGTTGCCATTTATCTCTTACTCGTGCACTGCAGTGTAAGGTTTGTTCACTGCAAACTATAATACTCAAAACTCTTGAAGGGTGAACGTCAATAAACCCCACAGGTCTCCTCCTAAGCTCTATGTGGCGTCCATTAACTGTGAGCCTCGGCTCACCTGCGAGTCAGGGATTCAACTCACAACAAAGGTACATTTTATACCACGAGATAATCGATATCTAACAACTAAGAAAGAATAAGAGCACTTGAATCTTTTTCTCTACGAGTTTTAGGGATAGATTGTCAACAAGTTTTATACAACAAGTATATACAAGCCACTGTTTCCCAACTAAAGAGCGAGGATTAATGGGTATGAAAGAATATAGTCTCTCCAACTCTAACTCCAAATCACCGACGATCCTGTCGTTGAAGCTCTGGAGGTACCACTGGCACCCTTTGCAACTCCGATGACATCGGGTAGCTTCTGTCCAGCTCTGGCCACCACATTGTCCGTAAATGGAAGCGCACTGCTGAGGTTAGCATCCATGAGCCAGCTGGGCTTTGACACAGAGAGCACTTACAACAGCACCAGGCTCTTGCTCGGAAGGTTTGTGCTTAGACTTATTGGCAGGGCTCGTTAGCACCAGTGTCAATCTCTTGTTGCTGGGGTTGGTTCTCACTGCCAGGCTGCTGGAAAGAGTTTCCGTTGCCACCTTGCTGACCGTTTGCGCCCTGAGAAGCATCgcctccttgagaagcatcaccGCCCTGCTGACCGTTACCAGGCTGCTGGGTATCACCCTGTTGGCCGTTTCCACCTTGAGAAGCGTCACCTCCCTGGGAAGCATCACCGCCTTGGGAAGCGTCACCGCCAGTAGATCCACCGGAAGAAGCCCCCTCAGAAACGGTCATGTGAGAAGATCCGCTGCTGAAGTAACCCTCAGTAGCGAGGATCTGGTAGTCGTGGGTACCGAGCTTCATACCAGCCTTCTCCCAGGCGTCGAAGTGAAGACCAGTGTCAACGCTACCAGTAGAGCGATGCTGCTGGCGAACAGACCAGTACTGCTGGAAGGTCTGAGTACCGTCGATTGAAGGGGCGTTGGTGCGAGTAGTCTCGAAGATGTCGTAGGTGCtgccatcagcctcaacggTACCCTTCTTGGTAGCACCGCTGGAGGGGTTGTAGGTACCGAAGGACTCTACGATGTAGTACTCGACTAGGGGGTTTCGGGTCCAGCCGTAGACGGAGAGGTAGCTGTTGCCGTTGGGCTTGTACTCTCCCTCATAGGAGATGGTTCTACCAGGTATTAGCAAGAGCCATGTACAAGGTTATAGCGGACTAACCGAGCTTTTCCAGGAGACCAACCCTTACCACCGACGACGTTACCACCATCCTTCCACTCCATGGAGTAAGAACCTCCCTCACCGTTGGTGTAAGTAGCATCGGCACCGCCATCACTCCACTGTATAAAGTCAGCTATGGTCCGAGAAGCATCTTAGTTGTACACACCCAGGAGTAGAAGAATCCGTTGTTAGTACCGGAACTGTTGGGAGTACCAGCCCGCTTGGtaatcttggagaagagaccTTCTTTGGAGGGCGCGGCAAGAGAACCAGCTACGAGTGACAGCCCAGCGAAGACGGAAGTGAAGTGAACCATGCTGAATGAtttgaagagaaaaaagagtGTCTTAGAATAGAAAACGAGTGTTGAGTTGGAGGATGATTCTCCCTACCATTGTTGCGAAGTTGTTGGTATAGATATAGAAAAAAAGACCCTTGTTATATCACCTCGTACTATTGTTTCGAATAAACATGTGGTGTTGCTTGGTCTGAAACAACTTGTGGGGTCGGCCCATTTTCCCGATCGGACAATGATTTGACGTTTAATGAGCGAGGAACGAGGCTCAATTTTTCCGTCCATTGGACGATTGTTTTGATGTTTCCGGGGGATGCTGATTTTAATGCGTTGAGCTGATGGTGGGCCGATTAGATCTAGATGCCAAGCGAATATTCATGCTTTCCGTTCAGCCTCGTCATGTTCCAAGTTTCATGTCTACAAATGGTATTTTTACCGATCAGCCAACATTACATGTAGATGGCATATAAGATAAGATGTATTGAATCTTGGCATAGAGAAGTCGCTGCTCTTGACATCGTCAATCAACATCAGGGAGAATATCGTCTCTAGCAATAAATGCACGGCAACTATTCCGGCTCAAATCCACTCTTTCAAGATCACGTTCCACAATTAATTTCAGTTGAAACGAGGTAACAGCCGTATTTTGTAACCATTATCGGCAAACGGCAGCATCCTTAACCTGAAACTTGATAGGTAAGCTAGAACCATGTGGCCCAAGTTTCACGTTTCAAGGATAATACCCGATATCAGGCTAttctcaaaagtcaaaaccCGAACACAACTGCATACGTCAACCACGGTAGATGTGACCCAAAAGTATTTATACATGATACAATATGGTTGTTTCACATTGATTGAATTTAAAGTAATGCAGCGGTTGAGGCTGACAACTGCCATGGAACATGTTTAGCCTGAATGAACTCAACCAAGATAACGGATCGATCGTCTTAAATATCCGAGATCAACACTGGATATTGTACGGGATTCCGGGTCCTCGCTATAATTCCTTGTTACAGAAAAGCTCCTCGAGTGAACCCTGTGTACATCCTATAATCACCGATGCGTCTCATAGACGACTGagtgtacggagtagtccAAGGTCAATGGCGATTCAGTAGCATGCATCATAGCGTGGCAGCATGACTAATTCAGCCAGAATGCGAAAATTGATTGGATTTCTAGCCTCATTCTATCTTCTCTCTATCTGCGCTCTATCTCAACCGTCTCTTTGCACCGTTTATTCTACCCTGTTTTCAACGAAAGTGTAGTTCCTGGGCACTAAGCCTGTGACACATGCGCCTAGCATTCGTTCAGAGAATTACTCACAGAGTATCTCACGCGTTCCTGGTACCATTGCTTTCAGTGGGCGGCTTCTCTCCGACAAGCAGCAACACCCTGAGATTATCAGCTCACAAATCTTATAACAAATATCACAAATACTTACCATGAAACCCTCCAAGTCGGTTTTCCATTCAATCTCTTGCACATTCCTCGACTTCCATCATTGTCGGGCGCCACATCAGCAGAACAccagccatcatcagcaaagtcaagAGACTTTTCACGAAACAACTTCGCAGCAAGCGTCTTGGCAAGACCACGTCGACGAAACGGTTCCTAACGCATGATTAGCTTCTTATCGTGTCTTGAAGGCATGGGATACGTACCTCGCAGTGGAGGCTGATTAGTGAGCCATCGAACCCTAAGTCCAATTAGAGTTGAGCCGCATGATTTAGGCTCGAGGGAACTTACCCAGAAAAGCCCAGGAGACAGGCGTTCCGTCATCGAGCTTGAttaccaagcttggcatGCGTCTCAGGACTTGTCTATAGAGTATCAGCCAGTATTCCGGCCGGCTAAAATCAGGCTTACACTGTTCTCGGGATATTGGTCCGGGAGATGACAACTCGGCAATCATCGTCTGTTGCTGTTCCCCAATGCATGCCCTCGGGTAAATCTATTTCTTCCTTTGGCAGATCCTCGTACTTGAAGAGCCATTTGTCATATGCACCCGTTTCACGAGCCTGAACTCGGCCTGTCTTGGAGAGTAGATCTCGGACTGAGTCGTGCAATGTTCCAACCAAGACAGCGTCACCATAGACGAGTGGACGCCCATAATCTTTGGCTATCACGACACTCTTCTCGATTATCTTTTGAAGCTGGTGTTCATAGATAGCcgtgtcgttggtgtcggcATCGTCAGGATGCTCGAGGGTCGAGTATATCCACGTTTGCGTATCAGGGCCACCGCCGACGTCGATATACGCCGCAGTGAATCTCTTCGGAAAGTCTAACCCTCCCTCAAATTGAGATTCCGATGCCAGGATGACTCTTGCTGTCTCTCGTAGGCCATTTTCAAACTTGGTAAACTGAAGACGTCGAAGGAGGGGTAGCGAGTAGGGCAGTTGATTAGTCAAAAGAGCCAAGAGCTGCTCTGGCACCGCCGTGTAGACCTTGACAAAATCCGCCATTTTGATGACTTTCAAGTCCCTCAGATGGTGTAAGACTCGGCAGATTGGGAAATGGCATCGAGAAAAATAGGTTGAGATATGTGGATGAATCATTGTCACACATGGGTAAATGTCGGTTATCGGAAAGATTGCAATGGTGACGCCTTTTGGCCAGAAAATGAGTCACTGGGATCACTTCCCTGTCTTTAGAATCTCGAGCATGTATTTCAGTTCAGTATAAAAGCTTAAATATCGAGAactgtttttctttttacctCCGATTTCGGGTGGTCAGTATTTTGAGGTATGAATTAGTCACTTAGATCATTGAACTCATATGATATGTGTCGCATGAGAACCGAAAGGTAGCCAAACGGGTAATGTTGAGCTTCGGTTTGCTACTTACCATAGCTATAATCTTCCCAGTTACTGAAAATCTGTTCAGATGAGAGCATCTTATTTTACCTAGGCTAAACATAGGGCTGAAGTTGACCATCAACTCTCATAGGATTTACTCTAATAATCCCTCGATAGATTCATTATTGCATACCGGTCAGCAATTTTAATGCAAGAGAGCATGAAGATAATTGCCTTGAAGTttctgttttttttttaaaaaaaaaaaaaaaaagaattaAAGAAGAACCTTGAGTGAAATCGGAGAAGGACACTGATGCGACGATGGTATCTTCACAGCCCGCAGCTGTTATAAGTGAGCTACCCTACAGTCTCTCCTTTCAATGGTGGTTaagacttgtggctgagagcttattccagcagacagaacttCGTGGTCAAATGCCAAGAAAAGGCCACAACTAAATAGCTTTCTAACATCCTTAATAACTTGTCTGACATCTTCTAGAGTTTCTGCAGATTTCATGCACAATCGACCCGATATTGTTTGGGCTCAAGCTGTTATTACATATCCCACTATCGCGAAAAATCGTATTGCAGCATTTTTGACGagacaagatggaaagaaagcCCAGAGACGTCAAAATCGGTACCAAGAGTCTCATCAGTCGTCTAGGAGACAACGTAACCTGATTACGAACGGCCTTATGATCTGTCCTGACCAAGCTATCAATGGCTACTGACAccaaaatcatcatctccctgGCTCGATGGTTAGttaggggaggaaagaaaactcgggaccttgaaCCTATGCGATGAAAGTACTAGataaatttagcctaagcttggGGTgctctttgctgagtttattttgacaccttatatcaaggttcggtgttttcttgccccctgagggATGGTTAACCAGATCGCCACCAGCCAGCCCGCAACCAACATGCCGTCGATCAGTCAATGAGTCTCTAGCTTTAGAACGGCCTAGATGGCGTAAGTGTAATTGCCACGCTTGGTACGCTGTCCATTCGGTTGTCTCAATTACTGTTGCCCAGTCACCTTGGCCAGATCAAGAATTCTCTAGTCTCcactcatcaccaccaactccccGAGAGAGGCTCGGCAGTCTCGACTCCCCGTGAACTCCCCGAATTAAAGTCACGGACAAATGACGGTCCTGAATTTGGACGCGACTTGAGCCGCGCGAGGGAAAAATCCTCCTCCAACCTCGCATCAACATTGCGAGACTGTCGACCCACGACAGCAGCACCTACACCACATCCACGCAACTCCGAGGCACGAGAAGATGACCGGGAGGACGAATATCGAAGGTCACTAGGGACGTGGTATGTGGGTCGACGCAATTAAGCATAATGAACTCTGCTGACATGGGAACATCTAGATTGTCCAGATTGTTGATCAGTTGCCCCATACCTTACGGTGCCTCCAGTAGCCGACCGATATTTACGCTGACGATCACATCGACCTGTCATCTATTGATGTAATGACATTGTCACGACAAATGGAAAAGACTCGCCTGGCCGTCTTTCACCATCGCCGTGGCTTTCGACGCAATTGACTATCGAGATGAGATGTCCACTGGCTTGCCACCTTTGATCATTAACCTGTCCCGATTCCACGGGCGATAGCCAATAGTGGCAGGTAGAAGTTCAGCTCACAATGTCGTGCCCAATGGGAACTTTGACGAATCAATCAGAGAACGAATCTCGCAAGCCCACGACCAGCCTCGAGCGAACCGAATTGCGTCCTAATTGGAGTTGGAACTGCAAATCCCACGTATAAGCTCTACTATGTTTTGATAACCTTGCAGTCGCTGGCAGGGTTGCGTGCCGTATTGCCGATTAAGTGCGTTGCCAAGCTCCCAGAACGACGGGATGTGCTCGCGTGCATTTGATGGCGCCGCCTGGAGGATGCATTCCCGGGAGAAGCAACGGCTGCGCTAGAGGAAGATGTGGGCGTCGCTTGGCAGGGGATTGAGTACCATGTACAACGAGAGTGAACTCTACCCTACCTCGCCCAAAAACACACCGAGCTAAGACGGATCGAAATGCACACTCCCCGTCACTagaccatcaccatccaacTGCACGACAAGCGTAGATCTGGGTTGCTCACCCCACCTATCGCGGCGAGATTAAACAGTGCTGGATAAGCTTACCTGATGGTGCGCAAGATCTGGGAATGTTCGCCATGGGACCTGGATCCCAAGATGAGATGTGCAGCACCCTGAAACTGTCGCAAATTCGTCAACGCATAGGCAAATTCGATCATCGAAGGAACAGAAGGACCGACGTCAGCAGCCTCGCAATAGCAACCCCCTGAACCCCATCTACATTAGCTCAAACACCACGTTCGCCAAGGCAAATTACTAtcgagatggccaaggcGACAATATGGATGGATTGGCGGATTTTGTGCCGGGAGGCGTCGCCTCTCGTGGGGGACCAAGCCGGAAGGCTTATGATCCCGAGCGGGATGGATGAGGTGAGGTCTTGGCTGTACattggcttcttgatcttgccattcgTCTAAATGCAAGCTGGACCGTCGGGCGAGCCCCGATGGCCCGGAACATGGGTTCTTGTTAGATCCAATGAGACATGCAGCAGTGAAAAAGGGGACGCTGTCAACGAGGTTACTCCCAGCTCGCGTGCCTGCGCGAGTGGGGGACGAAAAGAACCACCTTAgagctgaagcagcagacACAGGCGGCGACCGCGGGATAAATCTGTTTCGATCTCGTAAGGAAAAGGCGGAAAACGACCGACGACCCAGCGATGGCCCGAGAGTATTACGTGGAGAGTGCTACAATGGCCCATGTTGTAATGAAGGAAGCAAGCTAATACGCGGCCATGATCGCCCAGATTGGAGATCCGCGTTACCTCGAAATGAGACAAGACACATGCGACATTAATATGAGCAATATGG includes:
- a CDS encoding endo-1,4-beta-xylanase; translation: MVHFTSVFAGLSLVAGSLAAPSKEGLFSKITKRAGTPNSSGTNNGFFYSWWSDGGADATYTNGEGGSYSMEWKDGGNVVGGKGWSPGKARTISYEGEYKPNGNSYLSVYGWTRNPLVEYYIVESFGTYNPSSGATKKGTVEADGSTYDIFETTRTNAPSIDGTQTFQQYWSVRQQHRSTGSVDTGLHFDAWEKAGMKLGTHDYQILATEGYFSSGSSHMTVSEGASSGGSTGGDASQGGDASQGGDASQGGNGQQGDTQQPGNGQQGGDASQGGDASQGANGQQGGNGNSFQQPGI
- a CDS encoding endo-1,4-beta-xylanase, whose amino-acid sequence is MVHFTSVFAGLSLVAGSLAAPSKEGLFSKITKRAGTPNSSGTNNGFFYSWWSDGGADATYTNGEGGSYSMEWKDGGNVVGGKGWSPGKARTISYEGEYKPNGNSYLSVYGWTRNPLVEYYIVESFGTYNPSSGATKKGTVEADGSTYDIFETTRTNAPSIDGTQTFQQYWSVRQQHRSTGSVDTGLHFDAWEKAGMKLGTHDYQILATEGYFSSGSSHMTVSEGASSGGSTGGDASQGGDASQGGDASQGGNGQQGDTQQPGNGQQGGDASQGGDASQGANGQQGGNGNSFQQPGSENQPQQQEIDTGANEPCQ